One part of the Chryseobacterium sp. 7 genome encodes these proteins:
- a CDS encoding helix-turn-helix domain-containing protein, which produces MMKRSEEITHQYFTFLDKHIQDVISGDVPEFLELNEIAGELAISHKHLTDTIKKETGQHPCSFYDEKIIDQIKQMLMESDQSVAEIARIFTYDPSNFSKFFKKMTGFTPGNFRNSKKI; this is translated from the coding sequence ATGATGAAAAGAAGCGAAGAAATTACCCACCAGTATTTTACTTTTTTAGATAAGCATATCCAGGATGTAATCTCAGGAGATGTTCCGGAATTCCTGGAACTGAATGAAATTGCCGGAGAACTTGCCATTTCCCATAAACACCTTACGGATACCATTAAAAAGGAAACCGGACAACATCCTTGTTCTTTTTATGATGAAAAAATTATTGATCAGATCAAACAAATGCTTATGGAATCTGACCAATCTGTGGCAGAAATTGCCCGTATTTTTACTTATGATCCTTCTAATTTCTCGAAATTTTTCAAAAAAATGACCGGCTTTACTCCCGGAAATTTCAGAAATTCCAAAAAAATTTAA